CGGTGTAAAGCTATCATTGATCAGCAGTTTAATAATCAACCGGATGACCAACAGACCGGACAAAATGAAGAAAAACGCACGGGACCGTTTCAAATACACATCTTGCCCAATGATTTCGAAGCGTGACGTCATAATCAACGGAATCGAAAAGATAAGCCCAACCACAAAGGCTGCAATATCAAACTTGGGCGGTAATTGCGCCTCCGGGAATAAGAACATCGCAAACCCTGTCGCCATAAAGAAGGGTGGCAAAATAATGCTTTTTGCAGAAGCCGGCTTTTTTTGCCGACGCATTCTCACAAAGATCACTGCAATGGCCATCACGAGAGGCAGCAAAATTCCCAAAATGGGAGAGGAAAGTATCTGCATGGAAAAACGCCTCCATAATTGTTCAACATACTTTCACTAGTGTACACCAAAGCATGGTCTGTGGGAAAGCGTTTGTCATGGTACATTACATTCCGATACTAGGCAGCTGCTTCATCGTGGGAGCGTACATCCAGCTTATGCTTTTTACTGTAGAAGAAAGTCAATAAGCCAAAGAGCACTGTCACCGAGCCGATGAAGAGGAGGTAGCCGCTAATGCCGAGAAGGTCCAGCCCAACTCCTGTAATCGCGAGAGCCAACAAGAAGAATCCACGATCCAGCATGCTTTTGAAAGAAAAGAATCGCCCTTGCTGGTGTGGAGGTAGGCGCTTCTGGAAAATCGTTGCGGTGACCGGGAAGAAGAAAGCAACGACAAAGCCGAACATGGAGAAGGAAGCGAGCACCATGAATTTGTTATCGGCGAATGACATGCCAAACTGGGACAGCGCGAAGAAAAAGAGCATGATGGTGGACGCTGCCACGAGGTTTCTGCGGCCGATCCAACGTTTTGCCAAGAGCCCCCCAATCAAAATGCTGATTCCTTCTGCTGCATAGATCCATCCCATGAGCTGAGGTTCCTGTTGTAGCTCGCTAAAGTTCAAGATCATCAGGTTCAGACCACCAAGGAACAAGGTAATCAGCCCGTTATTAATCAATCCGACAAACAAGGCCGGGTCCTGTCGCGAGATCGTCAGCACTTCGCGAAACTCCACTTTTTCCTGAATCTTCCGTGAAGTGACTGGAGGAATGCGGAGAAAGAGTGTGACGACAGCGAGTACAGCGTACGCGATGATGGAGCACACATACAGCATGGACAGGTCCATGGAGGCAACGAGTATACCGCCGATGGCTGTTCCTCCAATACGCGAGAGGGTAGAGATATTCAAATATGCGCTGTTCGCCTTGAGTAACTCGTCCTGGGAAAGGATGGCTGGCAAGGAAGCCTGCACGGTTGGAAAATAAAACGCAGCAGAGCATTGCATCACGATCAAAGATACGATCATCCACAGAAGAGAATCGTTTGCAAGAGCGGGGAACATGAAGACTGGGCTGAGTGTTCGGACCAGGCTGGCAAACAGCATGATCTTGCCTTTGTCGTACATGTCAATCACCACACCCGCTTTAGGGGCGAGGAGAATGCTGACCACCAATCCACACATCAGAATCAAGCCCTTCACCGTATCAGAAGGAACGAGTTTCTGCATGAATGCAAGATTGGCAATAATCGAAATCCACATGCCCGCTCCCGCGACGATCTCTCCGCTCATTAAAAGCAGAAAGGTACGATTACGCCATAACATGAGAGCCACTCCAAACATTCGTTAGATAGGTAAAAATTTGAACCGATCCATTCATTTGATAAAAAGCGATTTCTCAAGTATAGCATTCATGCAAACGCTTGTATATTTATTGTCTTTGTGGGTATTCTTCGTGTTCATAACGGACAAACTAACGCAATACTGCGGCCATTACGCCCAAAAGGAGTTATTCGTAAATGGCGCGAAAACGGACGTTGCTACTGTTGATCGTGTATGGATTTGCTGCGACACTCACGATCTTTTACGGACTGGTGGAAAAGCATAGCGTGATTGTCACGTTCTTTTCTTTTCATGTGCTCGTTTGCATCTGTATCCCCGTCATTCACGGATGGTGGGAAGGAGATTTGCGAAAGCACTGGCGTTTAGCGTGGGGAAGTTTTGAATGGCAGGGTACTTTATACGGACTGGCATTTGGAGTTCTTATGTTGACAGGAGTGCTGGCTGGGCTTTGGTTGCTCCTGCAGGAACCGGGAAGACCTGAAGCTGTTCGAACAGGTATGGAAACATGGGGGATTGAACGCCGCTGGATTTTGGTTTTTTCCTTCTACCTCGTTTTCATTAACTCGCTGCTGGAAGAGTTGTTCTGGCGAGGATTCGTATTGCAGCGGTTGCGTGCATCCTTATCCATCTTGATGTCCATTTTTCTTTCCAGCTTTTTTTATTCCTTGTATCACCTGATTATCTCTACGATCCTATTTGGTTTTCGAAACGGCTTGCTCATTACGTCGATGGTTTTTGGTGCAGGGCTGATTTGGGGATGGATGAAAGGGATGTTTCCTTCGATTTATCCAAACTGGTTTAGTCATTTGTTCGCGGATTTGGGTCTCGCACTAGCTGTGGTTCTCTGGATTTATTGACCGGATTGGAGGGCGAAACTGATGCTGGCGATTCATGAAGAAACGAGACTTCGCAAGCGATTACTCAGTATACTTCGGCAAAACAGTGAAGCATTTCAACTCTACTATGACACATATGGTTATACCCCGGTTGAGTCGTTGCTGGACTATCTTCATACGCTGAAAGGGTGCGCATACATAACCAGGCAAGATCTTCATCAAGTTGTGGAATTCGATCCGGAGCGGAGTATCGAATGGGACGGTGGAGCACTCATTCGAGTTACCTACGGCTTTTTGCCCTCGATTGCAAAAAGCAGGCTCATCGAGAGCGCACCACCTGATGTTCTTTATTACGGAACACATCGAAAGTTAGTGAAACAAGTACTCACTGGCGGCCTGTTGCCGATTGCCAGTGAGTATGTGCAGCTTGCGGATAGACCGGAGCATATTGGAGAGCCAACAGACACATTGCGCCTCGTCACTGTGAATGCAAAGGAGGCCCATGAAGCCGGCATTTGCTTTTACCGAGTGGGAGAACACTATTGTTTGAGCGATGCTGTCCCGGCCGGTTATTTGCAGCTGTACGCAGATTAGTTCGACTCGTTGTTTCGACGTGCTTCGCGCCTTTGTAGCTGGTGCTGGCGTTCTGCTAAAACGTCGCTTCGATCTCTCAGGGTATGCTTATTCAGCAAGTAGGCGTCTTGCATATCACTATCCCGATGTTCAGGGTGATTTTGCGTCGTACAAGCCTTTTGATACGCCTGTTTCAAAGTATCGGACATGGGCAAGGACAGGCTTCGATAGGGCTGACCAGTTTGCATTTCCGTCAGGCGCTCTTCAAGCAGGCTCGCCAGACTGTCACTATCCAACCCGAGCATTTGGATGTCAAGATGATGCCTTTTGACAAGGGATATGGCGCTTGTGAGCATTTTGATTGCACCTGACTGATTCCCGCGTCTCTGGTGATAAAGAGCGACGGAGATTTGAATCAAACCAACCCACACTGGCTCTCGCTCATGTGGAGGAGCGCTTTTCCAATACTCCTCGAGAATTTCATGACACTCAAAATAATCGCGTTCTACATGAAACTGGATCAAATAATCCAGATACGGTTGCGGATACATGGTGATCTTCACCTCACTGCTTGGTTTTCAATCGTTCGTTTATGTACTATTATAAAGCATAGAGAGTAGAAAATGAGGTGTAAAACCATTTATGACAAGAGATGAACTCGTAGCCGTATTGGAAAAAAAGCGAATGACCGAAATCATAGAACTGATCGAGGATGCTGAACAGGGAGAACTGGAAGAGCTCGAGCTCGTGGAAAGCCTGGGATTGCTCATGGATCAGGAGTTGAACAAAGAAGTCCTTTCGTTATTGGAGAGCTTGGGAGTCACCATTATTTACTTGAGCGGTGATGAAGAAGACGAAGAGGAAGAAGAAGACAACGAAGACGACGACAATTAGTAAAAAAGAGAACCAACCTTGTGCATGGTGCCAGGTTGGTTTTTGCATTCCTTACTTTTGCGTCCATACGCGATTTTTATTTCGTGTAGCGGGGAACTTTTCCCCTCTGGAAAGCTCGATGATCATCGGGTCCTGCACACTTGCGCCGGATTCACCAATCTCCATGTATACGGCATTTTTCGGAGACTTTTCTCCTTCACGAAAACGACTGTGTTCTCCCACGAAGGCACCTTCTTCCTAAGGAATTGTCATCTGAATTAGTATGACCCGGTACACTGGCTTCATGCTTTCCCTTCTATTGACGATCGATTTTGAATTCCTATACGATCATTTTCATTACTTTTTGGAGAGGTGAATACATGCTATCTTTGACCTTGAAAAAGGAATCCAATATATCTTATCACGAGCAATTATACCAACAAATTTCATCCTCGATTCGAAGCGGTGAGCTTCCTTCCCAAGAGCAGCTGCCAACGGTTAGGGAGTTGGCGGCACAACTGAAAGTCAATTACAACACCGTTCGCAGCGTGTATTTGCGTCTCCAGCAAGAAGGACTGGTTGATTGTCGGCAAGGGAGGGGAACGATTGTAAGCAATAGCGCAAGTGACGCGCTCTTGACACGTAATCCGATCTATCTTGCTTTACTCGCCAAAGAAACCATTCATAAAGTAAAAGCAATAGGCTATACCATGGATGAATTCTCGCGCGTCCTTTCCTGTTTGTTACAAGAAATCAATCAGTTTCCGGTTCTTTTTTTGCGGTTCACAGAGCTGGAGGTCACTGAATATATGCGTTTGGTGCAGTACCATCTTCCGAGTGTGATGGTCGAAGGGAGAACCATCGAGGATTTTTCCCAGCAGGTAGAATGCGATGCGAATTTTTTACAGCAGTACAAAGCCATCGTTATCCCTCCTTGTGTTAACCTGAAACTTCCGAAGGATGCTCCTCCTATCGTTAGCCTTGATTTTATCCCGGACCCGACGACTGTAATCCCTGCCATGGAGGCCTACCCACGAAATACGAAAGTCGGATTGATCTGTGCGACCATACGAGGTGGTGCGGGGATGATCAATGATCTCTACAACGCAGGCATTACGCATTTGGATATTCGGACAATAGAAGCGAACCATGCCGAAGTGTTTGATTTGATTACATCTTGTGATGTCGTGTATATTTCCAAGCCTGGCTATATGGTGAAGCCTCATTTGCTGACGTTGCCAAAAGTAAAGGAATTTCAAGAAATTCCTGACCACCACGGTATTAATGAGCTGCGCAAGCTCGTCACCCATTAAGTTAGATGCATGAGTATGCTCTCATGTACCGGAGTTACCTGGTCGGAAAAAGCGCGATCCAACCAGCGATTGACCACTCCTACTTCTGAATAGCCTACGAGACATCCGCTGATTTTTACTAGTGTATAGACTTATGTCCATGCCGATATGCCTTCACCTACATACCTTGTAGATGTAACGAACAAGAAGGGGTGAGGTTAATGAGTTGCGGATGCAGAAGATCTCGTCGCAGATGCTTTAAATGCTGCGAAAAGAAAGTGTACAGAAAGCATTGCTTCTACAAGCCACACTACAAAACCCATTGTAAACCATACGGTCGTAGTTGGGGACACGGACATTGTGGAGGTGGAGGCCACTATGGCGGTTGGGGCCACTTTGGCGGCGGCTATGATGGTTACGGCTCCTCTCATGGTGGCGGGTATGGTGGAGGGTACGGCGGCATGTACGGTGGAAGTCACGAGAGCAAGTATTAATAGAGAAAGGCGCCGTGGTGGCGCTTTTTTCGTTTTTTCGCAAGTTTTGCGCAATTTGTCGTACAATAGAGGAAAAGGAGTAATGGAGGTATGGATATGCAATTCCTGAATGGGAAAGAGGAACGAATGTGGGCGATGATCGTACATCTATCCGCCTTCCTTGGTTTTATCGTTCCGTTCGGCAATGTACTAGGACCTTTAATCGTATGGTTGATCAAGCGTGAAGAAGGAGCCTTTTTTTATCAGCATGGAAAAGAGGCACTGAATTTTAGCATCTCGGTGACGATTTATGCCGCCATTTCAAGTTTGTTGATCATCATTTTTATCGGCGCACTATTATTAGGAGCCCTCTTTATTTTTTGGGCGATCTTCGTTATTATCGCTGCGGTGAAAGCGAATGAGGGAAAAGAATTCCGG
This genomic stretch from Brevibacillus sp. DP1.3A harbors:
- a CDS encoding CcdC family protein — translated: MQILSSPILGILLPLVMAIAVIFVRMRRQKKPASAKSIILPPFFMATGFAMFLFPEAQLPPKFDIAAFVVGLIFSIPLIMTSRFEIIGQDVYLKRSRAFFFILSGLLVIRLIIKLLINDSFTPIQTGGLFFLLAFGMLVPWRIAMLVMYRNLTKKTFGT
- a CDS encoding MFS transporter, translating into MLWRNRTFLLLMSGEIVAGAGMWISIIANLAFMQKLVPSDTVKGLILMCGLVVSILLAPKAGVVIDMYDKGKIMLFASLVRTLSPVFMFPALANDSLLWMIVSLIVMQCSAAFYFPTVQASLPAILSQDELLKANSAYLNISTLSRIGGTAIGGILVASMDLSMLYVCSIIAYAVLAVVTLFLRIPPVTSRKIQEKVEFREVLTISRQDPALFVGLINNGLITLFLGGLNLMILNFSELQQEPQLMGWIYAAEGISILIGGLLAKRWIGRRNLVAASTIMLFFFALSQFGMSFADNKFMVLASFSMFGFVVAFFFPVTATIFQKRLPPHQQGRFFSFKSMLDRGFFLLALAITGVGLDLLGISGYLLFIGSVTVLFGLLTFFYSKKHKLDVRSHDEAAA
- a CDS encoding CPBP family intramembrane glutamic endopeptidase, translated to MARKRTLLLLIVYGFAATLTIFYGLVEKHSVIVTFFSFHVLVCICIPVIHGWWEGDLRKHWRLAWGSFEWQGTLYGLAFGVLMLTGVLAGLWLLLQEPGRPEAVRTGMETWGIERRWILVFSFYLVFINSLLEELFWRGFVLQRLRASLSILMSIFLSSFFYSLYHLIISTILFGFRNGLLITSMVFGAGLIWGWMKGMFPSIYPNWFSHLFADLGLALAVVLWIY
- a CDS encoding RNA 2'-phosphotransferase; the protein is MLAIHEETRLRKRLLSILRQNSEAFQLYYDTYGYTPVESLLDYLHTLKGCAYITRQDLHQVVEFDPERSIEWDGGALIRVTYGFLPSIAKSRLIESAPPDVLYYGTHRKLVKQVLTGGLLPIASEYVQLADRPEHIGEPTDTLRLVTVNAKEAHEAGICFYRVGEHYCLSDAVPAGYLQLYAD
- a CDS encoding DUF309 domain-containing protein, with the protein product MYPQPYLDYLIQFHVERDYFECHEILEEYWKSAPPHEREPVWVGLIQISVALYHQRRGNQSGAIKMLTSAISLVKRHHLDIQMLGLDSDSLASLLEERLTEMQTGQPYRSLSLPMSDTLKQAYQKACTTQNHPEHRDSDMQDAYLLNKHTLRDRSDVLAERQHQLQRREARRNNESN
- a CDS encoding YjzC family protein, with the translated sequence MGEHSRFREGEKSPKNAVYMEIGESGASVQDPMIIELSRGEKFPATRNKNRVWTQK
- a CDS encoding GntR family transcriptional regulator gives rise to the protein MLSLTLKKESNISYHEQLYQQISSSIRSGELPSQEQLPTVRELAAQLKVNYNTVRSVYLRLQQEGLVDCRQGRGTIVSNSASDALLTRNPIYLALLAKETIHKVKAIGYTMDEFSRVLSCLLQEINQFPVLFLRFTELEVTEYMRLVQYHLPSVMVEGRTIEDFSQQVECDANFLQQYKAIVIPPCVNLKLPKDAPPIVSLDFIPDPTTVIPAMEAYPRNTKVGLICATIRGGAGMINDLYNAGITHLDIRTIEANHAEVFDLITSCDVVYISKPGYMVKPHLLTLPKVKEFQEIPDHHGINELRKLVTH
- a CDS encoding DUF4870 domain-containing protein, whose translation is MQFLNGKEERMWAMIVHLSAFLGFIVPFGNVLGPLIVWLIKREEGAFFYQHGKEALNFSISVTIYAAISSLLIIIFIGALLLGALFIFWAIFVIIAAVKANEGKEFRYPLTLRFIK